The DNA window GATCTAAATAAATTGGTTGGTTTTCCAAGAAGTACAAGCTCTAATATGTTtctacaacagagaaattTCTACACCAATTAGAACACAATAGACTAAATGTACCAGAAGattatgaataaaaatgaatattgCAATTGTAAGTGGATTGTTTATTGCtaaatgtgatttttattgtaatattttttaattgaataaaccTTCGAGTTGGATTTCTCCGTTATGCAGAAGGTAGTTGCTTGATTCAAAGGTTAGTGACGAAGGAAGTAGTTAGCAGAAGCTTATTAGGGGTAACATTAGGCGCTATTATCTAAAAGCCAGGCAAAATTCTGGTCAATAGTCCTTGGCCAGTTAAACGAAggcaaaacataaatttgcgGGAGTGGAAATTCACCTCGACACGAATGCCGGGAACTATTCGTATTTGAATTTGCAACTGCAGACACGCAATGCAGAGGTTTACGGCATTTTCCAGGCTTTTGCATGGGCTGTCAGAACACCTGTTCAAGGTGGGTAgataaagcaaaaagtttttttttaaatcgctGGGGAAAAACCCTTGAAGAGTGGCGAATCCTTGGCGAGTGGCAGAGTGCTACCACTGCAAAAATTTATAAGCTCATGGTGGCAATGAATGAAGTCATCGGGGCATGAGCACTTGGTCGAGTAGTTACGATTCAATTGGAAAAAACAGCAATCCGCTTAACAATCAACGATACTTCCGACAGTCACCCTTTTCTTTTAGATGTTTCCTTTACCCTCTTTACATTTTCTCatcgcttttttttctttctacTTTTATAGCCCTCGTTAAGTCTGGACAATACAGTCGAGACGCTGCTAATCAAGAACGAGGGGGACTTCATCAGCGTGGAGCAGGGCAAGGAGCTGGTGGCTCGCAAGCGCAACTCCCAGCAGCTGGCCCATCCGCCGACCCACttgcaccaccacccccagAACCACGCCCATAATCATCACActctccagcagcagcagcagcatcagcagcagcaacagcacaaGCGGGACGAGAACATGAGGCAGCTGCTGGATGTGACCAACACGCTCACGATTGAGGAGCTGCGCGACTTTGAGATGCGGTATGTAGTACGAGCTGGGAGCGATCCTCCTCCTACTGCTCCTTCCATTTACCAACCGTCCTGACCTTTGACGGATTACGTTTTATGGTCCGGCCGGAGATTTAATTTCCGATTGAATGGCAATCGATTTTTAAGACTCTCGTAAAAATGCTCGGACCAAAGcaatcaaattttaaatggccaaacggacaaacgggaaaaaaagacaaaaacaaacaaaaaacagaggACTGCTTTATAGCCTTCACCTGCCAGCCGTTTTGCATTGCAACAAACTCGCGTCGGAACAAAAACGAACGAGAAAAATCCATGATGGGCTCATAACTTTTCAAATTACTCATACGACCTGTTGCCAGTTTGCAAAGTTTCTGTTGCCAGTTtccgtttttgtttctgtgaaAAATCAGcagataaacaaatatttctgaCATGCTCGTGGACGCAGTTCCTGCATCTGATTGTCAGATATaggattttaaatatttaaaatattccaCCAACGAAgctgcattgcattgcatagCATTTCATTAGTTTTCGGTCTGTTCACGAGATTGGGTACTTGAATTatcaatattttccaatttctgGCTTGTGGTTAGTTCGCATCGACGCCCAAGGACACCATGCACATGTCCTTTGCCCCGTTGGCACTCACAGTTTCCAAGGACATGGCAGGTGAGCCCAGTGAAGCGGCTGTTAGTGTCGGCATCGGGTAAGAAATGCATATCTTGATCTCCATTAAACCGCTGTCAACTGCAGTTTGGGTTAAACTGGTATTTCGTTGACTTCTCCCCTTTTGAACTCCGAGTGACAGAACATAAGGATGAGAACACAGAGGACTCGCATTTCtagtttggtttttggtaCTAACTAGGTCACCATGTTCGGATTTCAGATATGGCTCACCACATCACAGCCGCTCGCAATCGGTCAAGATGCCCGGCAGCCGAGCATCCGGAAGGCCAAATCAGTTGTGTCTGCCCCAGCAGAGATCCAGGTGGGTTTATATTCACCCCAGTTTAGTTAACATGGTTATAACCCATTTATCTTGGATTTAGGGTGGCTTCCATGCCGAATACAGGCGTAGAGGAGGAGTACTACAGACTGCGACACTTCTCGATAACCGGCAAGGGTGTGGTAAATCGCGGTGATTCCCTCAAGAGCCGACGCAGTCGCTCCAACAACAGCGTGGCCAGTTCCAACTCCAGCACGGAGCACTTGACCACccagcagcagttgtccgccCCCGCATCCGTATCCGCCCGAACATCGCTGGCTTCCAGCCGGGAGAGCAGCACTTCCAATCCGGGCAACGGTCCCTACAGGTGAGTTCGTTTTCTAATTTTAAACTCACAAACTTATTGTAAGGCTTTAAGCAAAAACATTTAGTTGGGAAACATTATTAAATGCGAAAACTGATATtgggtataaatattatttgccGCAACAAATTGTGGGTTTCGTTTGGAAACAGATGCGTATCATTAGTCAACGCCGCACAATTAAAGGCACATTATAAATCAAGATATATGCATCGACCAGAATGTCTGGCTTTTATTGGAATGCTCTACCCCGCAGCCTTTTGAAaaccatttgcatttaatggcACAATTGAAAGGTCAAGCGTCACCtaattaacattaaaataacaataggAATAAGGGCCAATCGAGTTCGATCGCTTGGGATAATAGTTACATAAAGAGTGAGACTAATTGACTTTCTCCGCTTTCCTATTTCCCGATTCCAGAGTCCTGATGCTGGGAGGTCCTGCGGTGGGCAAGAGTTCGCTCGTCTCGCAGTTCATGACGTCGGAGTACCTGCACGCCTACGACACGAGCATCGGTGAGTTTGTA is part of the Drosophila yakuba strain Tai18E2 chromosome 2R, Prin_Dyak_Tai18E2_2.1, whole genome shotgun sequence genome and encodes:
- the LOC6530963 gene encoding uncharacterized protein LOC6530963 isoform X4 produces the protein MAPFYKRICRSLSKRYKEPSLSLDNTVETLLIKNEGDFISVEQGKELVARKRNSQQLAHPPTHLHHHPQNHAHNHHTLQQQQQHQQQQQHKRDENMRQLLDVTNTLTIEELRDFEMRYGSPHHSRSQSVKMPGSRASGRPNQLCLPQQRSRVASMPNTGVEEEYYRLRHFSITGKGVVNRGDSLKSRRSRSNNSVASSNSSTEHLTTQQQLSAPASVSARTSLASSRESSTSNPGNGPYRVLMLGGPAVGKSSLVSQFMTSEYLHAYDTSIDDESGEKAVSVLLSGEESELIFIDHGYTEMTPDECLTNYDPHGYCVIYSAADRSSFSVAEQVLQVLWTNQNIAQKAVILVSNKADLARSRLVTSEEGKAMATAYDCKFIETSVGINHNVDELLVGLLSQIRLKLENPEKSRDLFRKRSIRKSKRRACSPLNAGCLNANTPLGPLGEAVATPPGSAQSSPRKYRGSRTSTSLKVKGLLGRVWTRDSKSKSCENLHVL